Proteins from a genomic interval of Diaphorobacter sp. HDW4A:
- a CDS encoding ABC transporter substrate-binding protein: MTIVRGAIALAALTLCMGAQAQISDGVVKIGILTDMAGPYSGMGGAGSVVAARMAIDECLKAECKGMKIELVSADHQNKADIAATKAREWLDRDKVDAMADLTNSAGALAIQKLIKEKGGIAMYSGPATTRLTDEDCAENGFHWMFDTYSSASGAAAALTRAGEKNWFFVTVDYAFGHSLEKDATDIIKSYGGNVVGSVRHPLNASDFSSFIMQAQSSKAQVIGLANGAQDTVNAIKAAREFGITGNGSQKIASLLMFLTDVHSLGLKQAQGLMFSEGFYWDMDDKTRGFASNFEKLHKGFKPTMVQAGVFSSVRHYLKSVAAAKTDDWKVVAQKMREVPIDDPIMRNASIRPDGRVIHDMYLFQVKTPAESKGAWDYYKTVSTIPAQIAFKPLAQSACPLVKK, from the coding sequence ATGACAATCGTTCGCGGCGCGATCGCGCTGGCAGCCCTGACCCTGTGCATGGGCGCACAAGCCCAGATTTCCGATGGCGTGGTCAAGATCGGCATCCTGACCGACATGGCTGGCCCCTACTCCGGCATGGGCGGCGCAGGTTCGGTGGTGGCCGCTCGCATGGCCATCGACGAATGCCTGAAGGCCGAGTGCAAGGGCATGAAGATCGAACTGGTGAGCGCCGATCACCAGAACAAGGCCGACATCGCCGCGACCAAGGCTCGCGAATGGCTGGACCGCGACAAGGTCGACGCGATGGCCGACCTGACCAACTCGGCGGGCGCGCTGGCGATTCAGAAGCTCATCAAGGAAAAAGGCGGCATCGCCATGTACAGTGGCCCCGCGACCACGCGTCTGACCGACGAGGACTGCGCGGAGAACGGCTTCCACTGGATGTTCGACACCTACTCCTCGGCCTCGGGCGCTGCGGCAGCGCTGACGCGCGCGGGCGAGAAGAACTGGTTCTTCGTGACGGTGGACTATGCTTTCGGCCACTCGCTCGAAAAGGATGCGACGGACATCATCAAATCCTACGGCGGCAACGTAGTCGGCAGTGTTCGCCATCCGCTCAACGCAAGCGATTTCTCGTCGTTCATCATGCAGGCGCAAAGCTCCAAGGCGCAGGTGATCGGCCTCGCCAACGGCGCGCAGGACACGGTCAACGCGATCAAGGCGGCGCGTGAATTCGGCATCACCGGCAATGGTTCGCAAAAGATTGCCTCGCTGCTGATGTTCCTGACCGACGTGCACTCGCTCGGCCTCAAGCAGGCGCAGGGCCTGATGTTCTCGGAAGGTTTCTACTGGGACATGGATGACAAGACGCGCGGCTTTGCCTCGAACTTCGAAAAGCTGCACAAGGGCTTCAAGCCAACCATGGTGCAGGCCGGCGTGTTCTCCAGCGTGCGCCACTACCTCAAGTCGGTGGCCGCGGCCAAGACCGATGACTGGAAGGTCGTCGCCCAGAAGATGCGCGAGGTCCCCATCGATGACCCGATCATGCGCAACGCCAGCATCCGCCCCGATGGCCGCGTGATCCACGACATGTATTTGTTCCAGGTGAAGACGCCCGCCGAATCCAAAGGCGCATGGGACTACTACAAGACCGTGAGCACCATCCCCGCACAGATCGCCTTCAAGCCGCTGGCGCAATCCGCCTGCCCGCTGGTGAAGAAGTGA
- a CDS encoding CoA-acylating methylmalonate-semialdehyde dehydrogenase → MSTPTTIHHFINGKPYASKSTEWRDVTNPATQEVVARVPFATREEVNLAVANAVEAFQTWRATSLGTRMRVMLKLQHLIRENTAELAALITREHGKTLPDAEGEVGRGLEVVEHACSITTLQLGEIAENAATGVDVYNLMQPIGVGAGITAFNFPVMLPCFMFPMAIACGNTFILKPSEQDPSSTMRLVELAHEAGVPPGVLNVVHGGAEVADMICDHPDIKALSFIGSTHVGTHIYRRASDAGKRVQSMMGAKNHCVVMPDAPKEHALNNLLGSAFGAAGQRCMANSVAVFVGAAKDWLPELVEKSKAMKVGPGTDRSADLGPVVNPKAKQRVIGLIDSGVAQGAKLLLDGRDCVVKGYEKGNFVGPTVFSEVTDQMDIYQQEIFGPVLNIVCVDTLEDAIAFINRNPNGNGTSIFTSSGWAARKYQHDINVGQVGINVPIPVPVAYFSFTGSRASKLGDLGPNGKQAVQFWTQTKTVTARWYEEGSRAEGVNTTITMK, encoded by the coding sequence ATGAGCACACCCACCACCATCCATCATTTCATCAACGGCAAGCCCTACGCCAGCAAGAGCACGGAGTGGCGCGACGTCACCAACCCGGCCACGCAAGAGGTCGTCGCACGCGTGCCGTTCGCAACGCGCGAAGAGGTCAACCTCGCGGTCGCCAACGCGGTGGAGGCCTTCCAGACCTGGCGTGCCACTTCGCTCGGCACGCGCATGCGCGTGATGCTCAAACTGCAGCACCTGATCCGCGAGAACACCGCCGAGCTTGCGGCGCTCATCACACGCGAGCACGGCAAGACCCTGCCCGATGCGGAAGGCGAGGTCGGACGTGGTCTGGAAGTGGTGGAGCACGCCTGCTCGATCACCACGCTGCAGCTCGGCGAAATCGCGGAGAACGCTGCGACCGGCGTTGATGTCTACAACCTCATGCAACCCATCGGCGTGGGCGCGGGTATCACCGCGTTCAACTTCCCGGTGATGCTGCCCTGCTTCATGTTCCCCATGGCGATCGCCTGCGGCAACACCTTCATCCTGAAGCCATCGGAACAGGATCCGAGCTCGACCATGCGCCTTGTCGAACTTGCGCACGAGGCAGGTGTGCCGCCCGGCGTGCTCAACGTCGTTCATGGCGGTGCCGAAGTGGCAGACATGATTTGCGACCACCCCGACATCAAGGCACTGTCCTTCATCGGCTCGACCCATGTCGGCACGCACATCTACCGCCGAGCGTCCGACGCGGGCAAGCGCGTGCAATCCATGATGGGAGCGAAGAACCACTGCGTGGTCATGCCCGATGCACCCAAGGAGCATGCGCTCAACAACTTGCTGGGCTCAGCCTTCGGCGCTGCTGGCCAGCGCTGCATGGCCAACTCGGTGGCAGTGTTCGTCGGCGCGGCCAAGGACTGGCTGCCCGAGCTGGTCGAAAAGTCCAAGGCCATGAAAGTAGGCCCCGGCACCGACCGCAGCGCCGACCTCGGCCCCGTGGTGAACCCCAAGGCCAAGCAGCGCGTGATCGGCCTGATCGACTCCGGCGTGGCGCAAGGAGCGAAGCTGCTGCTCGATGGCCGCGATTGCGTGGTCAAGGGCTACGAGAAGGGCAACTTCGTCGGCCCGACCGTGTTCTCGGAAGTGACCGATCAGATGGACATCTACCAACAGGAAATCTTCGGCCCGGTGCTGAACATCGTCTGTGTGGATACGTTGGAGGACGCCATCGCCTTCATCAACCGCAATCCGAACGGCAATGGCACGTCAATCTTCACATCGAGCGGCTGGGCTGCGCGCAAGTACCAGCACGACATCAACGTGGGACAGGTCGGCATCAACGTGCCGATTCCCGTGCCGGTGGCCTACTTCAGCTTCACCGGTTCACGCGCTTCCAAGCTCGGAGACCTCGGCCCCAACGGCAAGCAGGCCGTGCAGTTCTGGACGCAGACCAAGACCGTGACCGCGCGCTGGTACGAAGAAGGCAGCCGCGCGGAAGGCGTGAACACCACCATCACGATGAAGTGA
- a CDS encoding SAM-dependent methyltransferase yields the protein MSTKPKSPRQQDAPKHASKAEAAKAAVLAELRPGQSIELLKELHILTREGQLNQDSRRKLKQVYHLYQFIEPVLTELAANDHAPTLADHGAGKSYLGFILYDLFFKQLGRGEIYGIEWRAELVERSRALAKQLGFERMSFFNLSVAASTQSQELPEQIDVITALHACDTATDDAIAFGLEKKARAMVLVPCCQAEVASCLRQGKALQLSRTPLAELWRHPIHTRELGSQITNVLRCLYLEASGYQVTVTELVGWEHSMKNELILARYTGQKKRSAQERLQAILQEFGLEKSLAHRFGLANEAAAD from the coding sequence ATGTCGACGAAGCCAAAATCGCCACGCCAGCAGGACGCTCCAAAACACGCATCCAAGGCCGAGGCCGCGAAGGCTGCTGTGCTGGCCGAGCTGCGCCCCGGCCAGTCCATCGAACTGCTCAAGGAACTGCACATCCTCACGCGTGAAGGCCAGCTCAACCAGGACTCGCGCCGCAAGCTCAAGCAGGTCTACCACCTCTATCAGTTCATCGAGCCGGTGCTTACTGAATTGGCTGCGAATGATCACGCGCCCACGTTGGCCGATCATGGCGCGGGCAAGTCGTATCTCGGCTTCATCCTCTACGACCTGTTCTTCAAGCAGCTCGGTCGCGGAGAAATCTACGGCATTGAATGGCGCGCGGAGCTGGTGGAGCGCTCACGAGCACTGGCCAAGCAGTTGGGCTTCGAGCGGATGAGTTTCTTCAACCTCTCGGTCGCGGCATCCACGCAATCGCAGGAGCTGCCCGAGCAGATCGACGTGATCACCGCGCTGCACGCCTGCGACACGGCGACCGATGATGCGATTGCTTTTGGTTTGGAAAAGAAGGCGCGCGCGATGGTGCTCGTGCCTTGCTGCCAGGCCGAGGTGGCATCTTGCCTTCGCCAAGGCAAGGCCTTGCAGCTCTCACGCACGCCGCTGGCCGAGCTGTGGCGTCATCCTATTCACACGCGTGAGCTGGGCAGCCAGATCACCAATGTGCTGCGCTGCCTTTACCTTGAAGCGAGCGGTTATCAGGTTACAGTGACCGAGCTGGTCGGCTGGGAGCACAGCATGAAAAACGAGCTGATTTTGGCCCGCTACACTGGCCAGAAGAAGCGCAGCGCGCAGGAGCGACTGCAGGCGATTCTTCAGGAGTTTGGCCTTGAGAAGTCGTTGGCGCACCGCTTCGGCCTCGCGAACGAAGCGGCTGCCGATTGA
- a CDS encoding DUF1415 domain-containing protein: MGLNLCPFAKGVHVKGQIHYVVSHATDARELADDLHRELEALAEISAEKRDTTLLMAPDCLEDFLDFNDFLELADDMIEALDLGGILQVASFHPQFQFDGTDLDDVSNCTNRTPYPTLHLLREESIDKAVEAFPEAEEIFERNIEVLEKLGKQGWDALDVGAHACPHMQQQAKA; encoded by the coding sequence ATCGGCTTGAATCTGTGCCCGTTCGCGAAAGGCGTGCATGTGAAGGGGCAGATCCACTATGTGGTGAGCCATGCGACCGATGCGCGTGAGCTGGCGGACGATCTGCACCGCGAACTTGAGGCGCTTGCCGAAATCTCGGCGGAAAAGCGCGACACCACGCTGCTGATGGCGCCCGATTGCCTCGAGGATTTTCTGGATTTCAACGATTTTCTGGAGCTGGCCGACGACATGATCGAGGCGCTCGATCTCGGCGGCATCCTGCAGGTGGCATCGTTCCATCCGCAGTTCCAGTTCGATGGCACCGATCTGGATGACGTGAGCAACTGCACGAATCGCACGCCGTATCCCACGCTGCATCTGCTGCGCGAGGAAAGCATCGACAAGGCTGTGGAAGCCTTCCCTGAAGCTGAAGAAATCTTTGAGCGCAACATCGAGGTGCTCGAGAAGCTGGGCAAGCAGGGCTGGGATGCGCTCGATGTCGGTGCCCATGCGTGCCCGCATATGCAGCAGCAAGCGAAGGCGTGA
- a CDS encoding transposase: protein MNEAKKKTRRRHSAELKQQIIAQCAEPGASVASIALSYGINANVVHKWRREAGGALPALQAPAFVPVPLPPAACSPGPALAPDIRIELRRGATTVSVTWPLDAADQCAVWMRELLK from the coding sequence ATGAATGAAGCCAAGAAGAAGACCCGCCGGCGGCACAGCGCCGAGCTCAAGCAGCAGATCATTGCTCAGTGCGCCGAGCCGGGTGCATCGGTGGCCAGCATTGCCTTGTCGTACGGCATCAACGCCAACGTCGTTCACAAGTGGCGCCGCGAAGCGGGTGGCGCGCTGCCTGCACTCCAGGCCCCCGCATTCGTTCCAGTGCCGCTGCCGCCAGCGGCATGTTCACCAGGGCCTGCACTTGCACCAGACATCCGCATCGAGCTGCGCCGTGGCGCCACCACCGTCTCGGTGACCTGGCCATTGGATGCGGCCGACCAGTGCGCCGTGTGGATGCGAGAGCTGCTCAAGTGA
- the tnpB gene encoding IS66 family insertion sequence element accessory protein TnpB (TnpB, as the term is used for proteins encoded by IS66 family insertion elements, is considered an accessory protein, since TnpC, encoded by a neighboring gene, is a DDE family transposase.) — MIRVDALWLATEPLDMRSGTETALARVVSVFGAARPHHAYLFANRRANRMKVLVHDGIGVWLAARRLNSGKFVWPRDAASTASLTRAQFDALVLGLPWQRLGNGGVITVV, encoded by the coding sequence GTGATCCGGGTTGATGCGCTGTGGCTGGCCACTGAGCCGCTGGACATGAGATCGGGCACCGAGACGGCGCTGGCTCGCGTGGTGTCGGTCTTCGGCGCAGCGCGCCCGCACCACGCCTACCTGTTCGCCAATCGACGCGCCAACCGCATGAAGGTGCTGGTGCACGACGGCATCGGTGTGTGGCTGGCAGCGCGTCGCCTCAACAGCGGCAAGTTCGTCTGGCCGCGTGATGCGGCAAGCACCGCCTCGCTCACCCGAGCCCAGTTCGATGCGCTGGTGCTGGGCCTGCCCTGGCAGCGCCTTGGCAACGGTGGTGTCATCACCGTGGTCTGA
- a CDS encoding IS66 family transposase — protein MVVEPQSLQSLSAEELRELTTRLMTQLRHQSALLDKLTHENALLKRMKFAAQSERFNPEQKSLLEDEIEADLAAVATEIDALQEAQAPAKVEEKKVPKRAPLPANLPRREIRHEPDSTTCACGCQMKRVGEDVAEKLDYVPGVFSVERHIRGKWACAKCETLTQVPVDPHIIDKGIPTTGLLAQVLVAKYADHLPLYRQEAIFGRAGLAIPRSTLAQWVGACGVQLQPLVDAMRNELLQHRVLHADETPVSMLKPGNGKTHRAYLWAYATGAFENTKVIVYDFCESRSGEHARRFLGDWRGSLTCDDFSGYKALIASGVTEVGCLAHARRKFFDLHAANQSQIAEFALQQFGRVYEIEREVKELSADQRRAIRQQQTKPLLDALHQWMLLQRQKVPEGSASAKALDYSLRRWVALTRFVDDGQLPLDNNWIENQIRPIAIGRNNWLFAGSLRAGQRAAAVMSLIQSARMNGHDPYAYLRDVMARLPMQRASRIHDLLPHRWQSTTASNL, from the coding sequence ATGGTGGTCGAGCCTCAATCCCTGCAGAGCCTGAGCGCAGAAGAGCTGCGTGAGCTGACCACGCGCCTCATGACGCAGCTGCGCCACCAGAGCGCGTTGCTGGACAAACTCACGCACGAGAACGCGCTCTTGAAGCGCATGAAGTTCGCAGCTCAATCCGAACGCTTCAACCCCGAACAGAAGAGCCTGCTCGAAGACGAGATCGAGGCCGACCTGGCAGCCGTGGCCACCGAGATCGATGCGCTGCAAGAAGCGCAGGCGCCCGCCAAGGTTGAAGAGAAGAAGGTTCCCAAGCGCGCGCCGCTGCCAGCCAACCTGCCGCGGCGCGAGATCCGCCACGAGCCCGACTCGACCACCTGTGCCTGCGGTTGCCAGATGAAGCGCGTGGGCGAGGACGTGGCCGAGAAGCTGGACTATGTGCCTGGCGTCTTCAGCGTCGAGCGCCACATCCGGGGCAAGTGGGCTTGTGCGAAGTGCGAGACGCTCACCCAAGTCCCCGTCGATCCGCACATCATCGACAAGGGCATCCCCACCACCGGGCTGCTGGCGCAGGTGCTGGTGGCCAAGTACGCCGATCACCTTCCGCTGTACCGCCAGGAAGCGATCTTTGGTCGAGCTGGTCTCGCGATCCCGCGTTCCACGCTCGCTCAGTGGGTGGGCGCGTGTGGCGTGCAGTTGCAGCCACTTGTGGATGCCATGAGAAACGAGCTGCTGCAGCACCGCGTGCTGCATGCCGATGAGACGCCGGTGTCCATGCTCAAGCCGGGCAACGGAAAGACGCACCGGGCCTACCTCTGGGCCTATGCCACGGGTGCCTTCGAGAACACCAAGGTGATCGTCTACGACTTCTGCGAATCACGCTCGGGCGAACATGCCCGGCGCTTCCTGGGCGACTGGAGAGGCAGCCTCACCTGTGACGACTTCAGCGGCTACAAAGCCTTGATCGCCAGCGGCGTGACCGAGGTCGGTTGCCTGGCGCACGCGCGGCGCAAGTTCTTCGATCTGCATGCAGCTAACCAGAGCCAGATCGCCGAGTTCGCGCTGCAGCAGTTCGGTCGGGTCTACGAAATCGAGCGCGAGGTCAAGGAGCTCAGCGCCGATCAGCGCCGGGCCATCCGGCAACAACAAACGAAGCCGCTGCTCGATGCCTTGCACCAGTGGATGCTGCTGCAACGCCAGAAGGTGCCCGAAGGTTCAGCGAGCGCCAAGGCGCTGGACTACAGCCTGCGGCGCTGGGTGGCGTTGACCCGGTTCGTCGACGATGGGCAACTGCCTTTGGACAACAACTGGATCGAGAACCAGATCCGGCCCATTGCCATTGGTCGCAACAACTGGCTCTTCGCTGGCAGCCTGCGCGCGGGCCAACGCGCCGCCGCCGTCATGAGCTTGATCCAGTCAGCGCGCATGAACGGGCATGACCCCTACGCCTACCTGCGCGATGTGATGGCACGTCTGCCCATGCAGCGCGCCAGCCGCATCCATGATCTTTTGCCACATCGCTGGCAGTCCACCACTGCTTCAAATCTGTAG
- the merR gene encoding Hg(II)-responsive transcriptional regulator, with amino-acid sequence MSLPLPHAHPGLTIGDLAKAAGVNVETIRFYQRKELMPEPERPQGSIRRYDQNDLSRLHFIKTAKRLGFSLDETAQLLQLDDGASCAQARTHAESKLAEVQLKLADLHRMEAVLSELIDLCSSGRGKVRCPLIAAMERQSPPLQI; translated from the coding sequence ATGAGCCTTCCTCTTCCGCATGCCCACCCCGGCTTGACCATTGGTGATCTGGCCAAGGCGGCCGGTGTCAATGTAGAGACCATACGGTTCTACCAACGCAAGGAGCTGATGCCCGAGCCAGAACGGCCCCAGGGCAGCATTCGGCGATATGACCAGAATGACCTATCGCGATTGCATTTCATCAAGACTGCGAAGCGGCTGGGGTTCAGCCTGGATGAGACCGCGCAGTTGCTGCAACTCGACGATGGTGCGAGCTGCGCTCAAGCCCGTACACACGCAGAGTCCAAGCTCGCCGAAGTTCAACTCAAGCTTGCAGACCTGCACCGAATGGAAGCCGTACTCTCTGAACTGATCGATCTCTGCAGTTCTGGGAGAGGCAAAGTCCGTTGCCCGCTGATTGCGGCAATGGAGAGGCAGTCGCCTCCGCTACAGATTTGA
- the merT gene encoding mercuric ion transporter MerT, with protein sequence MSTKSTDISARATGGGKALIAGGLSALLASACCLGPLVLIMLGISGAWISTLTLLEPYQPLFIGAATIALIFAARRIWRPVVACEAGQVCQRPMVSLSYKVLFALVTLLLVAALVFPLFAHWFY encoded by the coding sequence ATGTCAACAAAATCTACAGACATTTCTGCCCGTGCCACTGGCGGTGGAAAGGCCTTGATCGCGGGTGGCCTGTCCGCGCTCCTTGCGTCCGCCTGCTGCCTTGGCCCTCTGGTGCTGATCATGCTGGGCATCTCTGGAGCATGGATCAGCACGTTGACGCTGCTGGAGCCGTACCAACCACTGTTCATTGGTGCAGCCACTATCGCCTTGATCTTTGCGGCGCGCCGGATATGGCGCCCGGTTGTGGCCTGTGAAGCGGGACAGGTATGTCAGCGGCCGATGGTCAGCCTCTCCTACAAGGTGCTGTTTGCCCTGGTGACCCTGTTGCTGGTGGCCGCGCTGGTGTTCCCCCTGTTCGCCCACTGGTTCTACTGA
- the merP gene encoding mercury resistance system periplasmic binding protein MerP, whose translation MKRLIMTTAALLLLTPGWAAQQSVTLSVPGMSCATCPITVKKALTQIDGVIGVKSNLAKRETTVVFDDTKVKVDVLTKATTEAGFPSSVAPAKP comes from the coding sequence ATGAAGCGGTTGATCATGACCACTGCAGCACTCTTGCTGCTGACGCCCGGCTGGGCTGCCCAACAAAGCGTCACTCTGTCGGTGCCCGGCATGAGTTGTGCCACTTGCCCCATCACGGTGAAGAAGGCACTGACCCAGATCGACGGAGTCATTGGCGTCAAATCCAACCTGGCCAAACGAGAGACCACGGTGGTCTTTGATGACACCAAGGTCAAGGTGGACGTGCTGACCAAGGCCACCACGGAAGCTGGATTCCCGTCATCTGTTGCCCCGGCAAAGCCGTAA
- a CDS encoding GDCCVxC domain-containing (seleno)protein, with protein sequence MDLILDSVLTCPECGHAKNETMPTDACQWFYECESCHTVLRPKPGHCCVFCSFGSVPCPPIQAGGDEACCGSKT encoded by the coding sequence ATGGATTTGATCTTGGACTCTGTTCTGACGTGCCCTGAGTGTGGGCATGCCAAGAACGAAACAATGCCGACGGACGCGTGCCAATGGTTCTACGAGTGCGAAAGTTGCCACACGGTCTTGCGCCCAAAACCGGGCCATTGTTGTGTGTTCTGCTCGTTCGGTTCGGTGCCGTGCCCTCCAATCCAGGCCGGTGGCGACGAAGCTTGCTGCGGCTCCAAAACGTAG
- a CDS encoding DUF1415 domain-containing protein: MSEENTSASPTDSALAVRDGQVVADTVQWLEKAVIGKRPGTPP; the protein is encoded by the coding sequence ATGTCCGAAGAGAACACTTCCGCGTCCCCCACAGATTCAGCGCTCGCAGTGCGCGACGGCCAAGTGGTGGCCGACACCGTCCAATGGCTTGAAAAGGCCGTCATCGGTAAGCGTCCGGGCACCCCACCCTGA
- a CDS encoding deoxyguanosinetriphosphate triphosphohydrolase: MNHQPLASCACHSDQSRGRRFPQPPAPTRSEFQRDRDRIVHSTAFRRLVYKTQVFLNHEGDLFRTRLTHSLEVAQLGRSIARSLRLNEDLVEAVCLAHDLGHTPFGHAGQDALNECMKDWGGFEHNLQSLRVVDTLEERYPDYDGINLTFETREGILKHCSRRNAELIEQREPHGVGERFLRGWQPSLEAQLCNLADEIAYNAHDVDDGVRSGLISMEQLCSVPLFERYRLQALAAHPQLQAESGQRRLLNETIRRMLSDQVYDVINATSRAIAGHAPDSVDDVRRAPALVQFSAQMCAESLALKQFLFRELYRHAQVMDTMALAQQVIRELFAIYLQTPSEMPPAQAAQALAGDELKRARVVADFIAGMTDRYAGREHERLTGSRLLSA; this comes from the coding sequence ATGAACCACCAGCCTCTCGCTTCCTGTGCCTGCCATTCCGACCAAAGTCGCGGGCGACGCTTTCCTCAGCCGCCCGCGCCGACGCGCTCCGAGTTTCAGCGGGACCGTGACCGCATCGTGCATTCCACCGCGTTTCGTCGGCTGGTCTATAAGACGCAGGTGTTCCTCAATCACGAGGGCGATCTGTTCCGCACGCGCCTGACGCATTCTCTCGAAGTGGCGCAGTTGGGGCGATCGATTGCCCGTTCGCTCAGGCTCAACGAAGATCTGGTTGAGGCCGTTTGCCTGGCCCACGATCTGGGGCATACGCCGTTTGGTCACGCCGGACAGGACGCGCTCAATGAATGCATGAAGGACTGGGGTGGCTTTGAGCACAACCTGCAGAGCCTGCGTGTGGTGGACACGCTCGAGGAACGCTATCCCGACTATGACGGCATCAACCTCACCTTCGAGACGCGCGAGGGCATTCTCAAGCACTGTTCGCGGCGCAATGCCGAGCTCATCGAGCAGCGCGAGCCGCATGGCGTCGGCGAGCGCTTTCTGCGCGGCTGGCAGCCCAGTCTGGAGGCGCAGCTCTGCAACCTCGCCGACGAAATCGCCTACAACGCGCACGATGTGGATGATGGTGTGCGCTCGGGACTCATCAGCATGGAGCAGCTGTGCTCCGTGCCTTTGTTCGAGCGCTACAGACTGCAGGCGCTCGCCGCCCATCCTCAATTGCAGGCCGAATCCGGTCAGCGCCGATTGCTCAACGAAACCATTCGCCGCATGCTCAGTGATCAGGTCTACGACGTGATCAACGCGACCTCGCGCGCGATTGCCGGACACGCTCCAGACAGTGTGGACGATGTGCGCCGTGCGCCCGCGCTGGTGCAGTTTTCGGCGCAGATGTGTGCCGAGTCGCTGGCGCTCAAGCAGTTTCTGTTTCGCGAGCTGTACCGCCATGCGCAGGTGATGGACACCATGGCGCTTGCGCAGCAGGTGATCCGCGAGCTGTTCGCGATCTACCTGCAGACCCCGTCCGAGATGCCGCCCGCGCAGGCAGCGCAGGCGCTGGCGGGTGATGAACTCAAACGCGCGCGCGTGGTGGCGGATTTCATTGCGGGCATGACCGACCGCTATGCCGGGCGCGAGCACGAGCGGCTGACGGGTTCGCGGCTGCTCAGCGCTTGA
- the aroB gene encoding 3-dehydroquinate synthase, giving the protein MSPVSVEIPLDERSYFIDIGEGLLTDLNANRALPQGTSALIVTNETVAPLYVSKLQSALQGQYRAVHTVILPDGEEYKTWQTLQKIFDALLENGADRKAVLFALGGGVIGDMTGFAAASYMRGVPFVQVPTTLLAQVDSSVGGKTAINHPLGKNMIGAFYQPQWVVCDLDTLDTLPARELAAGVGEIIKYGPIYDMEFFSWLESNMDALLQRDRSALAHAVKRSCEIKAWVVGQDERESGLRAILNFGHTFGHAIEAGMGYGKWLHGEGVAAGMVMAAELSKRLGMVDEAFVRRLRALIERAGLPVRGPRIDADDNAGRYLQLMRIDKKSEAGEIRFVLIDGPGKAIMRPAPDALVREVIDACCE; this is encoded by the coding sequence GAGGGATTGCTTACTGACCTGAATGCAAACCGTGCTTTGCCCCAAGGCACATCAGCCCTGATAGTCACCAACGAAACCGTGGCGCCTCTCTATGTGAGCAAGCTGCAGAGTGCATTGCAGGGGCAATACCGTGCCGTGCACACCGTCATCCTCCCTGACGGCGAGGAATACAAAACCTGGCAGACGTTGCAGAAGATCTTCGACGCGCTGCTTGAGAACGGTGCCGACCGCAAGGCCGTGCTGTTCGCGCTCGGTGGTGGTGTCATCGGTGACATGACTGGTTTTGCCGCTGCCAGCTACATGCGCGGGGTGCCGTTTGTTCAGGTGCCGACCACCTTGCTCGCCCAAGTGGACTCTTCCGTTGGTGGCAAAACTGCTATCAATCATCCTCTCGGCAAAAACATGATCGGTGCGTTCTACCAGCCGCAGTGGGTGGTGTGCGATCTCGACACGCTCGATACCTTGCCCGCGCGCGAGTTGGCGGCGGGGGTTGGGGAGATCATCAAGTATGGGCCGATCTACGACATGGAATTCTTCTCTTGGCTTGAGAGCAATATGGATGCGCTGCTCCAGCGCGACAGGTCGGCCTTGGCCCATGCGGTTAAGCGCAGCTGCGAGATCAAGGCTTGGGTTGTGGGCCAGGACGAGCGCGAGTCCGGGTTGCGGGCGATTTTGAATTTCGGCCATACCTTTGGTCATGCGATTGAGGCGGGCATGGGCTACGGCAAATGGCTGCATGGGGAAGGCGTTGCGGCTGGCATGGTGATGGCGGCTGAATTGTCCAAGCGCCTTGGCATGGTGGACGAGGCCTTTGTGCGGCGTCTGCGTGCGCTGATCGAGCGCGCGGGATTGCCGGTGCGTGGTCCGCGCATTGATGCTGACGATAACGCCGGTCGCTATCTCCAGCTCATGCGTATCGATAAGAAATCGGAGGCGGGCGAGATCCGCTTCGTGCTGATCGACGGACCGGGCAAGGCCATTATGCGGCCCGCGCCGGATGCGTTGGTGCGAGAAGTGATCGACGCCTGCTGCGAATGA